A single Argentina anserina chromosome 7, drPotAnse1.1, whole genome shotgun sequence DNA region contains:
- the LOC126802721 gene encoding protein SEEDLING PLASTID DEVELOPMENT 1 isoform X2, whose translation MRALSSQLVLLDLQTSWHSANQIPISTLCYLRSSKLSSSFRPTRGVRRAVASSRHAVPSPEIRRPSDRFFSGNGPSTSAAASTEMELFLELLPERMKSELERHEEIDKLIEVVMDLGRPPIARFPSGDWLIAESPVSPDDLRLAVSKVSEFSDDNRSGINNSLHRISAIRNRKLQIIGLTCRVGRAVSGSAEIIRDLIEGGGSILVIGPPGVGKTTLIREIARMLADEHMKRVVIVDTSNEIGGDGDVPHAGIGCARRMQVPNVNMQHNVMIEAVENHMPQTIIIDEIGTELEALAASTIAQRGVQLVGTAHGMTIDNIMKNPSLQILVGGIESVTLGDEEARKRKVQKTILERKGPPTFTCAVEIISKTEFRVHHRLDATVDAILAGKSPLFEVRRIDPDADDSSMPTQVSEHNYLKASDFVVTKDIVASVLESDEDDLDLSPSVSRRLSIDKSVKKRSSPVCIYIYKILEADILQVAKVMGLENEIEVTDDIGTADAIIASGSEMKQNPWIRSVAKFHQLPVFVMKSNTMAQIVKAVRMILEMESVGSLPKQVVNDSFDIEIEDDAPKRKPSLEEIDALEVHFLSHPTYFLWIPLPAVSEKLSSLLRFDLQSSIL comes from the exons ATGAGAGCTCTGAGCTCGCAGTTGGTGCTCCTCGATCTCCAGACCTCATGGCACTCGGCCAATCAAATCCCCATCTCCACCCTCTGTTATCTCCGCTCCTCCAAACTCTCCTCCTCATTCCGTCCAACACGTGGCGTGCGCAGGGCAGTTGCTTCGTCGCGGCACGCCGTTCCGTCGCCGGAGATTCGCCGCCCGTCGGATCGCTTCTTCTCCGGGAACGGTCCCTCGACGAGCGCGGCGGCGTCGACGGAGATGGAGCTGTTTCTGGAGCTGCTGCCGGAGAGGATGAAGAGCGAGCTGGAGAGGCATGAGGAGATCGACAAGCTTATTGAGGTTGTGATGGATTTAGGGAGGCCTCCGATTGCGAGGTTTCCGTCCGGCGATTGGCTGATCGCGGAGAGTCCAGTCAGCCCCGATGATCTCCGGCTTGCTGTATCTAAG GTGAGTGAGTTTTCAGATGATAACCGTTCTGGAATTAATAACTCATTACATAGGATAAGTGCTATTCGAAACCGAAAGCTGCAAATCATTGGACTTACTTGCCGGGTGGGGAGAGCTGTGTCAGGAAGTGCGGAAATCATCCGAGACTTAATTGAGGGTGGAGGTTCCATTTTGGTGATAGGACCTCCTGGAGTTGGAAAGACTACTTTGATCAG GGAGATTGCTAGAATGTTAGCGGATGAGCATATGAAGCGTGTAGTCATTGTGGATACATCGAATGAGATTGGGGGAGATGGGGATGTTCCGCATGCAGGTATAGGTTGCGCGAGGAGGATGCAGGTTCCTAATGTGAACATGCAGCATAAT GTTATGATTGAAGCAGTTGAAAATCATATGCCTCAGACCATTATTATAGATGAGATCGGGACTGAGCTGGAAGCATTGGCTGCCAGTACTATTGCTCAAAGAGGAGTTCAACTAGTGGGAACTGCGCATGGAATGACAATAGATAACATAATGAAGAATCCTTCTTTACAAATCCTTGTTGGTGGCATAGAG AGTGTAACCCTGGGAGATGAAGAAGCAAGGAAGAGGAAAGTTCAAAAGACAATTCTTGAAAGAAAGGGGCCTCCTACATTTACATGTGCTGTTGAGATTATATCTAAAACAGAATTTCGTGTTCATCACAGATTAGATGCAACCGTGGATGCTATACTAGCTG GGAAATCTCCTTTGTTTGAAGTTCGTCGTATTGATCCCGATGCTGATGATTCTAGCATGCCTACTCAAGTATCTGAACATAACTATCTGAAAGCATCAgattttgttgttactaaagACATTGTAGCTAGTGTTTTGGAGTCTGACGAGGATGATCTAGATCTTTCACCCAGTGTGTCTAGAAGATTGAGCATTGATAAATCTGTCAAGAAGAGAAGTTCAccagtgtgtatatatatatacaag ATCCTTGAAGCTGACATATTGCAAGTAGCAAAGGTAATGGGGCTTGAGAATGAAATTGAGGTAACTGATGATATTGGAACAGCAGATGCAATTATAGCATCAGGTTCTGAGATGAAGCAAAACCCATGGATTCGCAGTGTAGCAAAATTTCACCAGTTGCCTGTATTTGTCATGAAg TCAAATACCATGGCTCAAATCGTTAAGGCAGTTCGTATGATCCTGGAAATGGAATCAGTTGGCTCGTTGCCAAAACAGGTTGTCAATGATTCCTTTGACATTGAAATTGAAGATGATGCACCCAAAAGAAAACCATCTTTAGAAGAGATCGATGCTTTGGAGGTGCATTTCCTTTCTCATCCCACCTATTTTCTGTGGATACCTCTACCGGCAGTTTCTGAGAAATTGTCCTCTCTGTT GAGGTTCGACTTGCAATCGAGTATATTGTGA
- the LOC126802721 gene encoding protein SEEDLING PLASTID DEVELOPMENT 1 isoform X1 codes for MRALSSQLVLLDLQTSWHSANQIPISTLCYLRSSKLSSSFRPTRGVRRAVASSRHAVPSPEIRRPSDRFFSGNGPSTSAAASTEMELFLELLPERMKSELERHEEIDKLIEVVMDLGRPPIARFPSGDWLIAESPVSPDDLRLAVSKVSEFSDDNRSGINNSLHRISAIRNRKLQIIGLTCRVGRAVSGSAEIIRDLIEGGGSILVIGPPGVGKTTLIREIARMLADEHMKRVVIVDTSNEIGGDGDVPHAGIGCARRMQVPNVNMQHNVMIEAVENHMPQTIIIDEIGTELEALAASTIAQRGVQLVGTAHGMTIDNIMKNPSLQILVGGIESVTLGDEEARKRKVQKTILERKGPPTFTCAVEIISKTEFRVHHRLDATVDAILAGKSPLFEVRRIDPDADDSSMPTQVSEHNYLKASDFVVTKDIVASVLESDEDDLDLSPSVSRRLSIDKSVKKRSSPVCIYIYKILEADILQVAKVMGLENEIEVTDDIGTADAIIASGSEMKQNPWIRSVAKFHQLPVFVMKSNTMAQIVKAVRMILEMESVGSLPKQVVNDSFDIEIEDDAPKRKPSLEEIDALEEVRLAIEYIVIPGGEAVELLPRRSEIIARQLELVESYQLAAENSGTKRNPRLQILPVRINKKSSSKPVKSSSIKSTNSKSLTDGDGGNTVTRLPLLSEQ; via the exons ATGAGAGCTCTGAGCTCGCAGTTGGTGCTCCTCGATCTCCAGACCTCATGGCACTCGGCCAATCAAATCCCCATCTCCACCCTCTGTTATCTCCGCTCCTCCAAACTCTCCTCCTCATTCCGTCCAACACGTGGCGTGCGCAGGGCAGTTGCTTCGTCGCGGCACGCCGTTCCGTCGCCGGAGATTCGCCGCCCGTCGGATCGCTTCTTCTCCGGGAACGGTCCCTCGACGAGCGCGGCGGCGTCGACGGAGATGGAGCTGTTTCTGGAGCTGCTGCCGGAGAGGATGAAGAGCGAGCTGGAGAGGCATGAGGAGATCGACAAGCTTATTGAGGTTGTGATGGATTTAGGGAGGCCTCCGATTGCGAGGTTTCCGTCCGGCGATTGGCTGATCGCGGAGAGTCCAGTCAGCCCCGATGATCTCCGGCTTGCTGTATCTAAG GTGAGTGAGTTTTCAGATGATAACCGTTCTGGAATTAATAACTCATTACATAGGATAAGTGCTATTCGAAACCGAAAGCTGCAAATCATTGGACTTACTTGCCGGGTGGGGAGAGCTGTGTCAGGAAGTGCGGAAATCATCCGAGACTTAATTGAGGGTGGAGGTTCCATTTTGGTGATAGGACCTCCTGGAGTTGGAAAGACTACTTTGATCAG GGAGATTGCTAGAATGTTAGCGGATGAGCATATGAAGCGTGTAGTCATTGTGGATACATCGAATGAGATTGGGGGAGATGGGGATGTTCCGCATGCAGGTATAGGTTGCGCGAGGAGGATGCAGGTTCCTAATGTGAACATGCAGCATAAT GTTATGATTGAAGCAGTTGAAAATCATATGCCTCAGACCATTATTATAGATGAGATCGGGACTGAGCTGGAAGCATTGGCTGCCAGTACTATTGCTCAAAGAGGAGTTCAACTAGTGGGAACTGCGCATGGAATGACAATAGATAACATAATGAAGAATCCTTCTTTACAAATCCTTGTTGGTGGCATAGAG AGTGTAACCCTGGGAGATGAAGAAGCAAGGAAGAGGAAAGTTCAAAAGACAATTCTTGAAAGAAAGGGGCCTCCTACATTTACATGTGCTGTTGAGATTATATCTAAAACAGAATTTCGTGTTCATCACAGATTAGATGCAACCGTGGATGCTATACTAGCTG GGAAATCTCCTTTGTTTGAAGTTCGTCGTATTGATCCCGATGCTGATGATTCTAGCATGCCTACTCAAGTATCTGAACATAACTATCTGAAAGCATCAgattttgttgttactaaagACATTGTAGCTAGTGTTTTGGAGTCTGACGAGGATGATCTAGATCTTTCACCCAGTGTGTCTAGAAGATTGAGCATTGATAAATCTGTCAAGAAGAGAAGTTCAccagtgtgtatatatatatacaag ATCCTTGAAGCTGACATATTGCAAGTAGCAAAGGTAATGGGGCTTGAGAATGAAATTGAGGTAACTGATGATATTGGAACAGCAGATGCAATTATAGCATCAGGTTCTGAGATGAAGCAAAACCCATGGATTCGCAGTGTAGCAAAATTTCACCAGTTGCCTGTATTTGTCATGAAg TCAAATACCATGGCTCAAATCGTTAAGGCAGTTCGTATGATCCTGGAAATGGAATCAGTTGGCTCGTTGCCAAAACAGGTTGTCAATGATTCCTTTGACATTGAAATTGAAGATGATGCACCCAAAAGAAAACCATCTTTAGAAGAGATCGATGCTTTGGAG GAGGTTCGACTTGCAATCGAGTATATTGTGATTCCTGGTGGAGAGGCAGTCGAGCTCCTTCCAAGACGCTCCGAAATAATCGCCAGACAACTGGAGCTAGTGGAAAGCTATCAGTTGGCTGCTGAAAACTCAGGTACTAAGCGCAATCCGAGGTTGCAGATTCTTCCCGTGAGGATAAACAAGAAGAGTTCTTCAAAACCTGTGAAATCCAGTTCTATAAAATCAACCAACTCTAAGTCACTAACCGATGGTGATGGAGGTAATACTGTTACTAGGCTCCCTCTTTTATCAGAACAATAG